The following proteins come from a genomic window of Crassostrea angulata isolate pt1a10 chromosome 1, ASM2561291v2, whole genome shotgun sequence:
- the LOC128173231 gene encoding glucocorticoid modulatory element-binding protein 1-like, giving the protein METFTRSIISPRRESKLVPLPDAKILDVSCGNLRGRLHRELFTCPGIHRECIELEDQSFVTPKKFMYMGEKARLKDWKNAVRINGVQVRKHIDAGHLTFWNHEKMCTGRCQARTAMRPDAIVVNPPPTSYQPPVTLLTTTAENGTMKIQSVSGGDGVPWDEDVSEEQEDIKPDLEQLQIQMIENMNQAQKNIQSTLNIRSPVAYPDFQGDTTDEEDRMLWKGIVELGLVDEFFREIKASLDVLKNRMVRRMVPFEDTRAISVIVKQLGLMSKLKYKLEAHQIDMERQRLRLDREMEDLQRKVKEYEQKKEVLKRKSECFTQLLDMAKKDSMPDAKRSRSDDNASPVQMIFANAASLSNSDVEEGYEEEGEDLSVLNSDSVTRVRTAKNDSDSGVCIEFENESRDVNEQDNYSGESDGHSQPQAAAEEEKAPKIQPKVTKVSERVRKMPRPRRSTQSKEFVSSEDITE; this is encoded by the exons ATGGAAACCTTCACTAGATCCATCATTTCCCCTCGAAGGGAATCAAAGCTAGTACCA CTGCCAGATGCTAAGATACTAGATGTGTCTTGTGGGAACTTGAGGGGAAGGCTACACAGAGAATTGTTCACCTGTCCTGGAATACACAGAGAATGCATCGAGCTAGAAGACCAAAGTTTTGTCACTCCAAAGAAATTCATGTACATGGGTGAAAAGGCGAGGTTAAAGGACTGGAAAAATGCCGTAAGGATAAATGGTGTTCAAGTCAG GAAACACATAGATGCAGGACATTTAACGTTTTGGAATCATGAGAAAATGTGTACAGGGAGGTGCCAGGCCAGAACAGCGATGCGCCCAGACGCCATCGTCGTCAACCCTCCCCCCACCAGCTACCAACCCCCAGTCACCCTACTGACCACTACAGCAGAAAACGGAACCATGAAAATTCAG aGTGTTTCAGGTGGTGACGGAGTTCCGTGGGATGAAGACGTCTCAGAGGAGCAGGAGGATATTAAGCCAGACTTGGAACAACTCCAAATCCAAATGATCGAGAACATGAACCAGGCACAGAAAAATATCCAGTCTACCCTCAATATCAGGTCCCCTGTGGCCTACCCTGACTTTCAGGGGGACACTACGGATGAGG AAGATAGAATGCTTTGGAAGGGGATTGTGGAATTGGGATTGGTGGATGAGTTTTTCAGAGAAATCAAGGCATCACTCGATGTCCTTAAAAACAGAATGGTCAGACGAATGGTTCCTTTTGAAG ATACTCGAGCAATATCTGTGATTGTGAAACAGTTAGGACTTATGtctaaattaaaatacaaactgGAAGCTCATCAAATTGATATGGAGAGACAAAGACTTCGACTCGACAGAGAAATGGAAG ATTTGCAGAGGAAAGTAAaagaatatgaacaaaagaAGGAGGTACTAAAGCGAAAGAGTGAATGTTTCACTCAGTTATTGGACATGGCTAAAAAAGATTCCATGCCTGATGCCAAGAGGAGTAGGTCTGATGATAATGCCTCCCCTGTCCAGATGATCTTTGCCAACGCAGCCTCCCTGTCCAACTCTGATGTAGAGGAGGGTTATGAGGAGGAGGGGGAGGATTTGTCAGTATTAAACAGTGATAGTGTTACTCGTGTTCGCACCGCAAAAAACGACTCAGACAGTGGAGTGTGCATTGAGTTTGAAAACGAGAGTCGGGACGTAAACGAACAGGATAATTATTCAGGAGAAAGTGACGGTCACTCACAACCCCAGGCAGCAGCTGAGGAGGAAAAAGCACCGAAAATTCAACCCAAAGTTACAAAGGTCAGCGAACGAGTCAGAAAAATGCCCCGCCCAAGACGGAGCACTCAGAGCAAGGAATTCGTGTCGTCCGAAGACATTACAGAATGA